CGACAATAAAAACAATCCCAAGAACAATTCGCGGTAATGATCTAAATCCCATCAGTTTGCCTCCAGATCCATTCCGGCCCCTAACCAGCCGTCAATTCCTTCAGTGTACACTGAAACGCTCCTGAATCCATTCTTGATTAGTTTTTTAGCTACAATCAAACTTTTGCCACATTCAAGTCCGTCACAATAAATTATTACCGGAAGATTCTGATCAATCAAAACCAGCTTTGCAGCAAATGCCTCATCTTCAAGGCCGGACGGAATACTCAATGCCCCGGGAATATGCCCCATGGAGAATTCCATATCACTGCGGGCATCAACAAAAAAGAACTTACCGGGAGCAAAGTCCTGCACTAAATCAACGGTATTAATCTCGCCGATTTCAGGGGGTTGCGGATTATTTAATTCCGTAATGGTATACGGTTTAGTGCGGGCCGTGTTGAACGCAACAGCCAGACCAGCAGAGACAAGGCATAGAACTAACGCCTTAACCAGAAAGGATGTGATCTTTCCAAACTTCATCGAAAACACCTGATTTAAAAATTAGATAAATGTCCCACTGAATATATCAATAAATGTAAAGAAAGATTGCACGGTTTCAAATTGGAATGCAAGCGCAGGCTAAATTATGGCAATAAAAAAGGGTGTGTTCATTTAGAACACACCCTTCTTTCAGCGAGACCGGACACCCG
The Marinifilum sp. JC120 DNA segment above includes these coding regions:
- a CDS encoding rhodanese-like domain-containing protein codes for the protein MKFGKITSFLVKALVLCLVSAGLAVAFNTARTKPYTITELNNPQPPEIGEINTVDLVQDFAPGKFFFVDARSDMEFSMGHIPGALSIPSGLEDEAFAAKLVLIDQNLPVIIYCDGLECGKSLIVAKKLIKNGFRSVSVYTEGIDGWLGAGMDLEAN